The following are encoded together in the Odocoileus virginianus isolate 20LAN1187 ecotype Illinois chromosome 28, Ovbor_1.2, whole genome shotgun sequence genome:
- the MRGPRF gene encoding mas-related G-protein coupled receptor member F, protein MAGNCSWEAHPTNWNKMCPGVSEAPELYSRGFLTIEQITMLPPPAVMNYIFLLLCLCGLVGNGLVLWFFGFSIKRSPFSIYFLHLASADVGYLFSKAVFSILNTGGFLGPFADYVRAVSRIVGLCMVLTGVSLLPAISSERCLSVIFPAWYWRRRPKRLSAVACSLLWALSLLVTCVHNYFCVFLGRQASGAGCRHMDAFLGILLFLVFCPLMVLPCLALILHVECRARRRQRSAKLNHVTLAVVSVFLVSSIYLGIDWFLFWVFRIPAPFPEYVTDLCLCINSCAKPVVYFLAGRDKSQRLWEPLRVVFQRALRDGAEPGEAGGGTPNTVTLEMQCPSGNAS, encoded by the exons ATGGCCGGAAACTGCTCCTGGGAGGCCCACCCCACCAACTGGAACAAG ATGTGTCCCGGCGTGAGCGAGGCCCCCGAGCTCTATAGCCGCGGTTTCCTGACCATCGAGCAGATCACCATGCTGCCGCCGCCAGCCGTCATGAACTACATCTtcctgctcctctgtctgtgcgGCCTGGTGGGCAACGGGCTGGTCCTCTGGTTTTTCGGCTTCTCCATCAAGAGGAGCCCCTTCTCCATCTACTTTCTGCACCTGGCCAGCGCGGACGTCGGCTACCTCTTTAGTAAGGCTGTGTTCTCCATTCTGAACACGGGGGGCTTCCTGGGCCCCTTTGCCGACTACGTCCGCGCAGTGTCCCGGATCGTGGGGCTCTGCATGGTCCTCACCGGCGTGAGCCTCCTGCCAGCCATCAGCTCGGAGCGCTGCCTGTCGGTCATCTTTCCCGCCTGGTACTGGCGCCGTCGGCCCAAGCGCCTGTCGGCCGTGGCATGCTCCCTGCTCTGGGCCCTGTCGCTGCTGGTCACCTGCGTCCACAACTACTTCTGCGTGTTCCTGGGCCGCCAGGCGTCCGGGGCAGGCTGCAGGCACATGGACGCCTTCCTGGGCATCCTGCTCTTCCTGGTCTTCTGCCCGCTCATGGTGCTGCCCTGCCTAGCGCTCATCCTGCACGTGGAGTGCCGGGCCCGGCGGCGCCAGCGCTCGGCCAAGCTCAACCACGTCACCCTGGCCGTGGTCTCGGTGTTCCTTGTGTCCTCCATCTACCTGGGCATCGACTGGTTCCTCTTCTGGGTCTTCCGGATCCCGGCGCCCTTCCCCGAGTACGTCACCGACCTGTGCCTCTGCATCAACAGCTGCGCCAAGCCCGTGGTCTACTTCCTGGCCGGCAGGGACAAGTCGCAGCGCCTGTGGGAGCCTCTCAGGGTGGTCTTCCAGCGGGCCCTGCGGGACGGGGCAGAGCCGGGGGAGGCGGGAGGCGGCACGCCCAACACGGTCACCCTGGAGATGCAGTGTCCCTCGGGGAACGCCTCCTGA